The Halichondria panicea chromosome 10, odHalPani1.1, whole genome shotgun sequence region cacacagagtggtggaggaggtctatgatcgatacctctcTCATGTGCAGTAGAGACAAGAATAGCTGTGTATATTTTGATTGATAGTCTATGCCCATAACACCACTTaacacactataataatgtttAGTTTCAATGTGTGTGCTATTTTGTTGTTATTGTTTAATACTCGAGCAATTGTCATGACACAATGGGGATGTATCATACAGCAGCTCGATATAGCTCACCCATGCTAGGAAATGTATCTCTGAAGTGACATTTCTGGCTGGTTGAGTTTCAATTATAACCTGCAACCCACAAGTGACTATTGTAACATACCACAATCATTATAGATTGATGGatatcaccatgcatgcaggagtgcatgaatattaaAGTAAATTTCTTTTTACTAATTGCCACaatcattcatgcactcctgatatcACGCACGTTAGCCTAGcaattgcatggtggtcgtCCAGCCAATAAGAACACAAACCTCAATTTTCAGTTATCAAGGCCGGTGATTCTTGACATTCTGGGTAATCAAATCACACAATGACAAGGGTTCAAAGATGTGTCTAATTTTTCTCTCCATGGAATTTTTGGCAATCTCGAGACCACTGTCTGCATCACATTTGACTTACTGGATCATTATATGTTATAAAACTGTAATAATATCTTTACCATCGAAACAAAAACAGTACTAACAGCACattaaataaaaaaaaaactttCAAATACAATCAGAGCAACAGTTTTAACATAAAGCAATGGAATCCACTAACAGCAGCTCAAAGGATCATACAAAACCAGTGATGAGAAAGAGATGCAAGTATCaagtgaggtggttctattcaaAAGGAGCAGTTCTTATTCTATTGTGGACTACACTTCTAAGTGCAACTTTTTGGTCGTATATAACAAATTTGGGACAAAAATTCCTGAAAGAATCATATGGGGAACATTTATATGTAGTGCTTATAGCACTATCAAGTTTAACTCTGTTTGTCATTCCACTGCTAGGATGGTTAGCAGATGCTAAACTTGGAAACTACAGAGTCTTTAAATTCAACTGCTTCTCTTTACTAATTGCCACAATCATTTGCGGCATTCATATTCTCTATGTTCTCACACTAAAGTCAATTGCATTGCAGTACACCAGTGCTGTCGTTTTAGTACTAGTAGATGCAGTAGGTACAGCAGGTGCAATAGTTTCCATAACGACAGCCTTACAGCTGGGTCTAGATcaaatgccagatgcttcTTCCACTAACGTTTCAAGTTTCATCAGTTGGTTTGTATTTTCAATCTTTTTTGGGTTCTGGATTGCTGACTGGCTATTAAATACACTCTTGTATTGCGTACCATTGTCGGAAAGCACCAAAGTGCAACTGTTTAGCTTGTTTCCAGTGATGTGTACGGTAATTATCTGCTCTTCAATGTTTTTGTTAGCTCCAAAGTGGCTAACTGTTGAACCAGAGTCGCCTAAAACCCTCAAAACCATCTACCAAGTTATCAAGTTTGCaaccaagcacaaggctcctatttatcgcagtgctctcacatactgggaggaagatgTACCCTCTAGACTGGACCTGGGGAAGACAAAATATGGTGGACCATTTACTatagagcaagttgaagacgtgaaaacctttctaagaaTACTTGTGATGTCTCTCCCTTTATTCTTTATTTTAACAGCGGGTGGAAATATACTAGTCAATTTCGTGGCTATTGATCAAGTGGTAATATTTGACGCAATGAAAAATCATCTCAACCCTAACATCACCGAATGTATATCAAGCATTATATACAATTTTAGTTTCAACCCTTGGTGGAGTGGTATCGTTATAACAGTCGTTTATGAGTTTGCGATGTATCCACTCATGAGAAACAAAGTCCCCAGCTCTATCCGACGAATAGGAAGTGCGGCTCTACTTATCCTGCTACAGAATGTGCTCAATTTGGCTATGCAATTCTGTCCATATGTGTGGGCATCAGTATTTTTCACGGGAATTCTCACTGGCTTTGGACTTGTTCTCCTAATAAACGGGATACTAGaatttgtgtgtgcccagtCACCATACAACATGCGAGGACTTCTGACTGCCTACATGATATTTCTAGCACTTCTCTCACTATCTCTCAACTTTCTTATGAAATTTGTCCATTTTTTTATCTATAAACATTCAAAATATTACGTGGTCCCTTCAATATCAACTGCACTGAGTGTGATTGCATtggtcctgtactgcctcctggctcgctggtataagaggagagttagagacgaggactacaatgcacacagagtggtggaggaggtctatgatcgatacctctctcatgtacagtagagaCAATAACACAATCGTGTATACACTTAGATTGAAAGTCAACTATAGCTGATTAGGTCCATAACATACAAACTTAACACACTTAGCTATTGCATGCTCTGTTTGCTTCACCACAAACTTATAAACATTCAGTTTCAATGAATAATTACGTCTCACATTTGAAATAACTAGATGTATACACAACTAATTTTTAATGTTTATCATCTTCCTTGTTGGGACTGAAATCTGTTTGTTCGTCAGCAGTATATTATAATCTAGACATTACAGTTCACATTGAAAACAATTAAAGTAAATAGAACAGTTCACTTGAGCATCAGCCTTCAAACAATGGACTCCACTAATTTAACATCAGCTCAAGGGATCATACAAAGCCACTGATGGAAAAGAGGTGCAAGTATCaagtgaggtggttctattcaaAAGGAGCATTTCTTGTTCTACTGTGGAATTTACTTTTCAATGCGGCTGTGTGGTCTTATGTGACGATGTTGGGAGAAAGAATCTTATCAGAAGGCATACATTTAGAGAGGAATACTTTTTTTCGAGTGTTCTTTGTACTACCATTTCTAGTTTATGTTACCATCCCACTTGTAGGATGGTTAGCAGATGCTAAGCTTGGAAACTACAGAGTCTTGAAATTTAGCTGCTTCTTTTTAGTAGTCGCATCGATAACCATTTGCATCAATATTCTCTGTGATACTAAGATGAACTTCAGTGCATTACAGTACACACGTAAAGTCATAGTAGTGCTAGCATATGCAGTGAGTGTAGCAAGTACAGCAGTTTGTATAATAACAGCCTTGCAGCTTGGTCTAGATcaaatgccagatgcttcTTCCACCAACATTTCAAGTTTCATCAGTTGGTTTATGTTTTCACTCATTTTTGGAGGTTGGATTGCTGACTGGCTATCAAATACTCTCCTTCATTGCATAAACTCTTCGACAATCAATGATATACAGAAAGTGCAACTGTTTAGCTTATTTCCAGTATTGTGTTTGGTAATTATTTGTTCTACGATGTTTTTGTTAGCTCCAAAATggctaattatagaaccaaaGTCGCCTAAAGCCATCAAAACCATCTatcaagttctcaagtttgcagccaagcacaaggctcctatttatcgcagtgctctcacatactgggaggaagacgtacccTCTAGACTAGACCTGGGGAAGACAAAATATGGTGGTctattcactacagagcaagttgaagatgtgaaaacttttgtacaaataattgtgaTGTCTTTCCCAATATTCCTCACCTTAACTGCGTGTTGGAATATTTTACTCACACTAGGCTTTACAGCGGATAGCCATGTAGGAGTGTTAAACGAGGAAATGCTGTGGCATCTTACTGTCTCCAACACTACTGACAATTGTACATCGAGCATCATATACACTTTTAGTTTCAGCCATTGGTGGAGTGGTATTGTTACAACAGTTGTCTACGAATTTGCATTGTATCCATTCATAAGAAACATAGTACCCAGCTCTATGCGACGAATTGGAGACGCAACTTCTGGCTGGCTACATGATGTTTCTATTGTTTCTCTCACTATCTCTGAACTACTTTGTTGAAATGCTACCAAATGAAATATATTTGCCAATATACACTCTCCCTTCAATATATACTGCACTGAGTGTGATTGGATtggtcctgtactgcctcctggctcgctggtacaagaggagagttagagacgaggactacaatgcacacagagtggtggaggaggtctatgatcgatacctctctcatgtacagtagtatgtatatatgcatgtgtacctTTAGATGAGAGTCAACTGATTACGTccataacataataattatacttaacacacttaatataataattatgcttcttTCACTGTAGCATTTATTTTGCGTTTTATACTCTAGATCTTATGGCACATTATTACGCTTTTACATTCACATACTTTCAGTGGTGGCTGAGATTGAATGTGGAGTCATCGATGTTACAATAGTTAAATTTGCAGAACTTGTAATAGTTTCAGTATCTGTTTTGGCATTACAAAGATAAAAATTATGTGGTAGCATCCGACACGGACACAACAATCAATATACCACTTGTCAGTTTTATAAGGTTTTTAACATTCATGTACCGATAAGTACAATCAGTATATGAATGGTATAAGGTGTCAAGTAATGCATTTcattattgtattgtaacttgTTAATAACACTCACTATCAAGCAATGATACCAAAGTATAAGCAATTGAAACTAGATAcaaacaagatgctcatagcATTCACTTCGTGCGTTGAGCTTCTTTGCATAACAGATACGATCACTTTTACCGTAACGACCTTACCATTATAGCTagggaatgatcgtgaatctaattagaaaacagtgttttttgttcGCCTTCAAAGTTTCCAGATAGAAATATAAGTAAgtagcctattatttttcaactactgtctcattagcttaaagcagtccatgaaaatGTCTAGTGCGCTAAAATAGCtcattttgtgtccacacacacacacacacacacacacacacacacacacacacacacacacacataccgacacacacaccaataaAAACACACAGTCTTTTTATTCagttgtgataattatagactgtTTTTCATCAAAATTTGCTGTCATTCCCCATCCATGTAACATGCACCGTACATAACAGTCATAAAGGACAAATTTGACCCCATACATCACTGTAATCTTAACAACCTGTACAATCAATGACAATATAGATCCAGTTGGGAGGGAGTGTGTGTAAATTACTTTTCTGTTAATTTTTCCTTCCAGTATTGTGGCAATCTCATGTAGTCATGAGCGAGTCGTGAGTCATGTTTGACAGAGCTGAGTGAAGTACCTACATAACAGATTATCAATGTTTATCAAGTGCATGCGCACGGAAAAGACTTGCTTAAGTGTGAGTATCAACAAAGTATTAGTGCATATACCTTTATAAAGTATATACAAGCATGAAAAGACTTGCTTAAATGTGAGTATCAGATTTATTTGTGCATAATACCTTTATAAAGCATATACAAGCATGGAAAAGACTTGATTATCAGGTAacttcacacacatgcacacacactcaatgGAAGCTAAAGATTCACTCAGAGAAGCAAACACATTCCCAACCCGAACCAGATACTATACTAACTTACCTTGCTGGAAGTGACATTTCCAACACATTATGTTGTGCAAAAGTGACACGTTGCTCCCTCCGTTCCAAGTTAAAATACTCTCCTTGTTAATTGGATTAGTGGGATTGATACGTTGGATGACTACCGAGCAGTTTAGTTTATCCAGCACAATCTTCCATTTATGTATACAGGAAATTAGACAGTCTCGGTTAGTGCAGCATCAAAATATAAATCTTAAGGCTATCAGctacaacacaacacacatgcaattaATGACCACTTTGCAATTATCCCTCAATCCACGTAAAACCATAATAACGGTCATCACTGTAGTCTTGATAAAAAACAGTCACATAACCATGCACAAaagtgtactcactctgttaACTTTTACCCCCCTCTTggtgtatagctagctgttcCACCTGTACTAGACCACATGGTAAAGTGTACTGCATGATATTAAGTACTGCACAGCAATGTTTATCATCTTCATTGTTGGGACTGAAACCTGTTTGTTTATCAGCAGTACATTGTAGTAGCACATTATATAAAAACACATTCAAAACAATTCTCCCAAAAGTAAATAGAACAGTTAAGTATCAGCCTGAAGTAAGTGAGAGAATGGACTCCATTAACAGCAGCTCAAGGGACCATACAAAGCCAGTGATGGGAAAGAGGTGCAAGTATCaagtgaggtggttctattcaaAAGGAGCATTTCTTGTTCTACTGTGGACTACACTTGTCAGTGCAGCTGTGTGGTCTTATGGGACAATGTTGGGAGAGAGAATCTTATCAGAAGGCATAGATTTAGAGAGGAATACTTTTTCTCGAGTGTTCCTTGTACTACCAATTCTAGTCTATGTTACCATCCCACTTGTAGGATGGTTAGCAGATGCTAAGCTTGGAAACTACAGAGTCTTGAAATTTAGCTGCTTCTTTTTAGTAGTTGCATCGATAGTCATTTGCATAAATATTCTCTGTGATACTAAGATGAACTTCAGTGCATTACAGTACACACGTAAAGTCATAATAGGGCTAGCGTATGCAGTGAGTGCAGCAAGTACAGCAGTTTGTATAATAACAGCCTTACAGCTTGGTCTAGATcaaatgccagatgcttcATCCACCAACATTTCAAGTTTCATCAGTTGGTTTGTGTTTTCACACATTCTTGGATGTTGGATTGCTGAATGGCTATCAAATACTCTCTTTCATTGCGTAAACTCTTCGACAATTAATGATATACAGAAAATGCAACTGTTTAGCTTATTTCCAGTGACTTGTATGGTAGTTATTTGTTCTTCAATGTTTTTGTTAGCTCCAAAATggctaattatagaaccaaaGTCGCCTAAAGCCCTCAAaaccatctaccaagttctcaagtttgcagccaagcacaaggctcctatttatcgcagtgctctcacatactgggaggaagacgtacccTCTAGATTGGACCTGGGGAAAACAAAatatggtggaccattcactacagagcaagttgaagatgtgaaaacctTTTTACAAATAATTGTGATGTCTTTCCCAATATTTCTCACTGTAACTGCAAGTTGGAATATTTTACTCGGACTAGGCTTTACAGCAGATAGCTATGTAGGAGTGTTGAACGAGGAAATGCTGTGGCATCTTACTGTCTCCAACACTACTGACAATTGTACATCGAGCATCATATACAGTTTTAGTTTGAGCCATTGGTGGAGTGGTATTGTTACAACAGTTGTCTACGAATTTGCATTATATCCACTCATAAGAAACAAAGTACCCAGCTCTATCCGACGAATTGGAGGTGCAGCTTTATTTTTCCTGTTACTAAACATGCTAAAGTTGGCTATTCAATTTTCTCCATATGCACAAGCATCAGTACTTTACATGGGGGCTCTCAGTGGCTTCTTATCTGTACTCCTAATAAACGGAATACTAGaatttgtgtgtgcccagtCACCATACAACATGCGAGGACTTTTGACTGGCTACATGATGTTTCTATTGTTTCTCTCAGTATCTCTGAACTACTTTGTTGAAATGCTACCTATATATTTGCCAATTTACACTCTCCCTTCAAtatgtactgcactgagtGTGATTGGATtggtcctgtactgcctcctggctcgctggtataagaggagagttagagacgaggactacaatgcacacagagtggtggaggaggtctatgatcgatacctctctcatgtacagtagtatgtATACCTGCATGTGTACCTTTAGATTGAGAGTCAACTGATTACGTCCATAACTTATACTTAGCACacttatataataattactgtaGCATTTATTTTGCATGTACTCTCTATACATGACACGTTCAGTACATTTACTATATTCCGCTTTTACATTCACAGACGATCATGAATGCATGGTACGATTAATACACATAATATATGTCACTTGTCAGTTTGTAAGGTTTCAAGTAATGCATTTGTATAATACTCACTATCGAACAAGCAATGATACCTAATAAGGTCAAAGTATAAGCAATTGAAAACTAGATGAGCATTCACTCCCTGCGTTGAGCTTCTTCACATAACAGATACAATCACTTTTTACCATAACAACGATTATCTAGGGAATGAttgtgaatctataaagcaacgtgttagaaaacagtgttttttgtcgccttcaAAGTTTGTCTGCAAGTTCAACTATATAAGCATTTTTCAACTACTATCTCATTAGCAGTCCATTAGTGCACACaatcagctcatttttgtgtcaaCACGCACACCTAAACCAGCACACACATTAATCACTTTACCGCTGCGCATGCACGGGGTAAAAACACAGTATTTTATGATTATTGTATTGATGATTGTGATATAAACTGAATTGATTTCGTAATCGTTCCCCaaaaagcgtagaaacaagaaagcagACAAGAGCATAACTCTAATCCGTTACAAGCATCATtcgtatatgcatgtacagctagTGTTGAGGCACAATTGACCTAGATTCTACATGCAACCACATCATTTACTTTCatataatattaattattatatacataagCCATAGCATGGAAAAACTACCAGGGAAAGATATTGAGTATACTTATACATATTTATGACGAcattgtaacggattggagttatgctttCGTCTACTTTATTGTTTTtatgctttttggtgtttcccctggctaatcctagcaattttcacATTGTAAGTGGGCCTTCAATGTAGCCTTAACAACCCGTACAATCAAAACTATACAATAGTTAGGAGAAAGTGTATGTGTAATTACTTTTTTGTAGACTTCCTTTCAGTATCGTGGCAATCTCATGTAGTCATGAGTCACGTATAagcactagatctatatacataa contains the following coding sequences:
- the LOC135343255 gene encoding solute carrier family 15 member 4-like: MEKRCKYQVRWFYSKGAFLVLLWNLLFNAAVWSYVTMLGERILSEGIHLERNTFFRVFFVLPFLVYVTIPLVGWLADAKLGNYRVLKFSCFFLVVASITICINILCDTKMNFSALQYTRKVIVVLAYAVSVASTAVCIITALQLGLDQMPDASSTNISSFISWFMFSLIFGGWIADWLSNTLLHCINSSTINDIQKVQLFSLFPVLCLVIICSTMFLLAPKWLIIEPKSPKAIKTIYQVLKFAAKHKAPIYRSALTYWEEDVPSRLDLGKTKYGGLFTTEQVEDVKTFVQIIVMSFPIFLTLTACWNILLTLGFTADSHVGVLNEEMLWHLTVSNTTDNCTSSIIYTFSFSHWWSGIVTTVVYEFALYPFIRNIVPSSMRRIGDATSGWLHDVSIVSLTISELLC
- the LOC135343250 gene encoding solute carrier family 15 member 4-like → MDSINSSSRDHTKPVMGKRCKYQVRWFYSKGAFLVLLWTTLVSAAVWSYGTMLGERILSEGIDLERNTFSRVFLVLPILVYVTIPLVGWLADAKLGNYRVLKFSCFFLVVASIVICINILCDTKMNFSALQYTRKVIIGLAYAVSAASTAVCIITALQLGLDQMPDASSTNISSFISWFVFSHILGCWIAEWLSNTLFHCVNSSTINDIQKMQLFSLFPVTCMVVICSSMFLLAPKWLIIEPKSPKALKTIYQVLKFAAKHKAPIYRSALTYWEEDVPSRLDLGKTKYGGPFTTEQVEDVKTFLQIIVMSFPIFLTVTASWNILLGLGFTADSYVGVLNEEMLWHLTVSNTTDNCTSSIIYSFSLSHWWSGIVTTVVYEFALYPLIRNKVPSSIRRIGGAALFFLLLNMLKLAIQFSPYAQASVLYMGALSGFLSVLLINGILEFVCAQSPYNMRGLLTGYMMFLLFLSVSLNYFVEMLPIYLPIYTLPSICTALSVIGLVLYCLLARWYKRRVRDEDYNAHRVVEEVYDRYLSHVQ